The DNA segment CGGTCACCGCCGCCACCTAACCGAAGACTCGGCCGAGTTGGAGGATGGGGAGCAGCACGGCCAGGGCGATGAGCAGGACGACGACGCCGAGGAAGACGACCAGCATCGGTTCGACCAACGCGCCGAGGCGTCGGGCGGTTTCGTCGACGTCGTCTTCGAACCGCTCGGCGAGTTTGCCGAGCGTCGCGTCGAGCTGGCCTGTCGCGACGCCGACCTCGACCAGGTCGGCCATCGGCATCGGGTAGCGGCCCGATCCGCGAAGGGCGTCGCCGACGTCCTGGCCGTCGCGCACGCCATCGCGCCAGTCGGAAAGTCGATCGCCAACGACGCGATTGCGTGAAGCGTGGCTGGCCAAATCGAGCGACTCGACAAGGTTCAGCCCGCAGCGGACGCACGTGCCGAGCAACGTTGCGGCCTGGGCGAGCGCGTGCTTTTCGAGCATCGGCCCGACGACCGGCACGCGAAGGACAAGTCCGTCGAATCGTCGCTTTCCGGCTTCTGTGCGAAGCAGCCGTCTCAGGCCGAAGCTGCCTCCGACGACAACCAGTGCGATGAGCCACCAGCCGCGGGTGACCAGCCAGCTGATCGCCATGACGATTCGCGTCGGCAGCGGCAGGGCGACGCCCTCTTCGACGATCGGTGCCACGATCGTCGGCACGACGAAGGCGAAAAGCAGCAGCGTGATTGCCAACGCGATCAGAACGATCATCGCCGGGTACGCCAGTGCGGTGACCGCCGACTTTCGTAGCCGGGCCGTTGCCTCGCGCATGTCGGCGAGGCGATTGAGCGTCTCTTCGAGGACGCCGGCGCGTTCGGACGCGTCAATCGCGCGGACGTCGGCCTGGCCGAAGGTCTCAGCGTGTTCTGCGATGGCGACCGAGAGTGGCTCGCCTGCTTCGAGCTGACGGGCGACACTCGACAGGGCGACGCCGAGTGCCGTGCCGCTGTGATGAGTGGCGAGCGTGCGCACGCCGCGTCGGATGTCGATGCCGGCGTCGAGCTG comes from the Planctomycetota bacterium genome and includes:
- a CDS encoding type II secretion system F family protein gives rise to the protein MAELLLRPRGGRVSSAAIGDAYRSLAIQLDAGIDIRRGVRTLATHHSGTALGVALSSVARQLEAGEPLSVAIAEHAETFGQADVRAIDASERAGVLEETLNRLADMREATARLRKSAVTALAYPAMIVLIALAITLLLFAFVVPTIVAPIVEEGVALPLPTRIVMAISWLVTRGWWLIALVVVGGSFGLRRLLRTEAGKRRFDGLVLRVPVVGPMLEKHALAQAATLLGTCVRCGLNLVESLDLASHASRNRVVGDRLSDWRDGVRDGQDVGDALRGSGRYPMPMADLVEVGVATGQLDATLGKLAERFEDDVDETARRLGALVEPMLVVFLGVVVLLIALAVLLPILQLGRVFG